From the genome of Nicotiana tabacum cultivar K326 chromosome 17, ASM71507v2, whole genome shotgun sequence:
TATCTGTGGATCGAATCAAATTGTATACAAATGCTCCGGCTAGTGTTCCGATGATTGGACCAACTATATACACCCAAAGACCTGTATAAACATGCTTCACTATTGCTGGACCAATGCTTCTTGCTGGATTCATTGATGCTCCTGAAATTGGCCTGCATTTTCAACTTGATTTGATTACATTttagacaaagaaattgaaggTTAACAAATTTACTAAGTGAAACAATTAGTATACCCTGCTACAAAGACATTCAAAGTTATGGTCATTCCCACAGCTATTCCAGCAACCTGTCCAATCTGCAAGAGtaacaaaaggtaaaaaaataataataaaaaaataaatcaattttttttcaGAAAGAAAagatatataattaatttatgaattgtaaattaaaaaaaagtagaaacttaCTGCTCTATCATCTGTAGCAACGCCAGAAATGACAAACATGAGAAGGAAAGAAATGATGATTTCGATAGCAAGTGATTGGCCATTAGATTCAACTGGAACAGTACCAAAATAAGCTTGAGGAGTTACGTCAAACAATAGAGCCAGAGTTCCACTGGCCAAAATCGAACCCATTAGTTGAGCTATTATGTACAAAGGTACCTGCATCACATATTAGACTTGTATTTTAACATCATTTGTAAAACACATTAGAAATATACACGTTGTATATAACATCATTTGCAACACGTTTTAATTGTTGATTTGATGCTTTTTTTTCGTGTGTGGTtaggagaaaataaaaaatttcggTTAGGAGATTTGAAGCTTCAGTTTAACATTTTAAACTTGGGTCCACAAAATCACTCTTTTACACTCGTTGTATCTTTTTCCTTCCTCGATATCTGCTAGCTCTATTAtgaacaatttaaaacaaataattatcaCAGATGATATATTGTCCTACACTTCTAGGACTTGGTGATGCTGAAAGGTTAaggattttttagaaaaatatttaccCCTGCGTATTTTATCATTAATATATTTGATAGCCTTGAATAATGTGCTGTTTATGGATCTTATTATATTCCGAAAAAATCTCTCCTTTTTGTGAAAGTTACTCATAGTGTAATTTTAATACTAATACTAGCTAGTAGTAAGCTACCAAATTACAATTTTAATTCTTGAAATTTACTAGGATATCTTATATGCACCCAACACCGCAAGAGTTGACTGAGTTGGTTGAGTGAGTGGTTTCCCACATGAGAGACTTGTGATCGATTTTTCTCACCAGCAGCCTTCTCAGTCAGAGCTCCTCACACAGGATTTGCCTTGATGCGCGTGATTTACATCTCTTGTGTGGTTTGCGAGCTATTGCACAATGAAAAGGTTATCCACTGCGCACCCAAAGGGTAGCGGTTGCGagtttaattttttaataaaaaaacttATATGCACTCATAGTATAATGACTTTTACAATACCAATATAGTTTAATATGGTGTAGATGATAATTAAGAGTGTAAGTAACTACTACagtgtaaaaaaaaaagttatgttGAACGAACTATCCAAAATGCTATCGCACTAATAttagatctttcaaaaaatacaCTATTTTTTGAGAATCTGATGCACCTACGATATTTTCGAAAAATTCGAGCAACGTAGAAAAGAAGTACATACTTGTTTCCATGGGAAGCGGCCGAAGATGGTGAAAGTAATAGTGACAGCAGGGTTAAAATGAGCTCCTGATA
Proteins encoded in this window:
- the LOC107777758 gene encoding putative aquaporin NIP-type, giving the protein MAKKDGNREEEISQMEEGNITHSASQSDSNVGFCSSLTVVVIAQKLIAEAIGTYFVIFAGCGSVAVNKIYGSVTFPGICVTWGLIVMVMVYTVGHISGAHFNPAVTITFTIFGRFPWKQVPLYIIAQLMGSILASGTLALLFDVTPQAYFGTVPVESNGQSLAIEIIISFLLMFVISGVATDDRAIGQVAGIAVGMTITLNVFVAGPISGASMNPARSIGPAIVKHVYTGLWVYIVGPIIGTLAGAFVYNLIRSTDKPLRELAKTASSLRS